In one window of Miscanthus floridulus cultivar M001 chromosome 12, ASM1932011v1, whole genome shotgun sequence DNA:
- the LOC136497974 gene encoding flavanone 3-dioxygenase 2-like yields MAASGALPVVDLAPFFTDDGGVSRASATEAVRQACRTHGFFRAVNHGVPAHLMARALELSAAFFALPDEDKARARAAEGSKAPLPAGYARQPAHSADKNEYVLVFDPKLGLNVYPDEPAGFREAVEECYAKFTELGLLIQEVVNECMGLPPGFLRDYNSDRSFDFMAALRYFPTTEEEVNGISAHEDGNCITFVIQDGVGGLEVLNDGDWVPVEPVDGSIIVNLGDVIQVLSNNKLKSATHRVVRRPVHRHSFAFFFNIHGDKWIEPLPEFTAKIGETPRYRGFVYNEYMQLRMKNKTHPPARSEDVVHITHYVI; encoded by the exons ATGGCGGCCAGCGGTGCGCTCCCCGTGGTGGACCTGGCGCCGTTCTTCACCGACGACGGCGGCGTCTCCCGCGCCAGCGCCACCGAGGCCGTGCGCCAGGCGTGCCGGACGCACGGCTTCTTCCGTGCCGTCAACCACGGCGTGCCGGCCCACCTCATGGCGCGCGCGCTCGAGCTGTCGGCCGCGTTCTTCGCGCTGCCGGACGAGGACAAGGCCAGGGCCCGGGCGGCCGAGGGCTCCAAAGCGCCCCTCCCCGCGGGCTACGCGCGGCAGCCGGCGCACTCGGCGGACAAGAACGAGTACGTGCTGGTGTTTGATCCCAAGCTCGGGCTCAACGTGTACCCCGACGAGCCAGCCGGATTCAG AGAGGCAGTGGAGGAGTGTTACGCCAAGTTCACCGAGCTGGGGCTGCTCATCCAGGAGGTCGTGAACGAGTGCATGGGCCTCCCGCCGGGCTTCCTCAGGGACTACAATAGCGACCGCAGCTTCGACTTCATGGCGGCGCTGCGCTACTTCCCGACGACGGAGGAGGAGGTCAACGGCATCAGCGCGCACGAGGACGGCAACTGCATCACCTTCGTCATCCAGGATGGCGTCGGGGGGCTCGAGGTCCTCAACGACGGCGACTGGGTCCCGGTAGAGCCCGTCGACGGCAGCATCATCGTCAACCTAGGCGACGTCATACAG GTGCTGAGTAACAACAAACTCAAGAGCGCGACACACCGGGTGGTGAGGAGGCCGGTGCACAGGCACTCGTTCGCCTTCTTCTTCAACATCCATGGCGACAAGTGGATCGAGCCGCTGCCGGAGTTCACGGCCAAGATCGGCGAGACGCCGCGGTACAGGGGGTTCGTGTACAACGAGTATATGCAGCTGCGGATGAAGAACAAGACCCATCCGCCGGCAAGGTCCGAGGACGTCGTCCACATTACCCACTACGTCATCTAG